Proteins co-encoded in one Dreissena polymorpha isolate Duluth1 chromosome 12, UMN_Dpol_1.0, whole genome shotgun sequence genomic window:
- the LOC127852323 gene encoding adenosine 5'-monophosphoramidase HINT1-like — translation MAGIILGRLVRQVGRFDLPTTVKYLAAIGLTSRLLTAQRYSSSNQDEVSKAQKARPDGKPTIFTKIIEKQIPADILYEDDKCIAFSDVNPQAPVHFLVIPRKPLSGIGAAQLEDQNLLGHLLLVAKKVAEDRKLENGYRIVINNGPDGSQSVYHLHLHVMGGRQMTWPPG, via the exons ATGGCTGGCATAATTCTTGGAAGATTGGTCAGGCAAGTGGGTCGATTTGACCTTCCAACCACTGTGAAATACCTTGCAGCAATTGGGCTCACATCAAGATTGTTAACAGCTCAG AGATATAGCAGCAGTAACCAGGATGAGGTGTCAAAAGCACAGAAAGCCAGGCCTGATGGCAAACCAACCATCTTCACTAAGATTATTGAGAAACAGATACCAGCTGATATACTGTATGAAGATGATAAG tgTATTGCGTTCAGTGATGTGAATCCACAGGCACCAGTTCATTTCCTAGTGATTCCTAGAAAACCACTCTCAGGAATAGGGGCTGCTCAGCTAGAAGACCAGAAT TTGCTTGGTCATCTACTCCTGGTTGCTAAGAAGGTGGCAGAAGATCGTAAACTGGAGAACGGGTACAGAATAG TGATAAACAACGGTCCAGACGGTTCACAGTCAGTATACCATTTGCACCTTCACGTGATGGGTGGAAGACAGATGACCTGGCCCCCGGGGTAA